One genomic region from Vibrio sp. STUT-A11 encodes:
- the amrB gene encoding AmmeMemoRadiSam system protein B gives MKYREAAVAGRFYPATAHELTSQLAGYFSEQALLPEAPKALIVPHAGYFYSGEVAAKAYRLLCNSTEQYSHVVLLGPSHHVALDGCAVPDSDVFLTPTGEVKIDRDGVEELLAQDLVATSDQAHHWEHSLEVQLPFLQYCLDDFTLLPIVVGRDFHGYVKRILEVVTKTPNTLIVVSSDLSHYHPYSEANEIDADTIQRVLSFGSNIHPERACGCNAINGLLDFAKEQHWEIKCINYTNSGDVMAHHENRSPELSEGVVGYASFILF, from the coding sequence ATGAAATATCGGGAAGCCGCGGTGGCCGGAAGATTTTATCCCGCAACAGCACATGAACTCACAAGCCAGCTCGCTGGTTATTTCTCCGAGCAAGCACTTTTGCCTGAGGCTCCAAAAGCACTGATAGTGCCCCATGCAGGTTACTTTTACTCCGGTGAAGTCGCTGCCAAGGCGTATCGTCTGCTGTGTAATAGCACCGAACAGTACTCTCATGTGGTGTTACTCGGGCCAAGTCATCATGTCGCGCTAGACGGGTGTGCCGTTCCGGATAGTGATGTTTTCCTAACCCCTACGGGAGAAGTGAAGATTGATCGCGATGGTGTTGAAGAGCTGCTGGCACAAGATCTGGTCGCAACGTCAGATCAAGCTCATCATTGGGAACATTCTTTAGAGGTGCAACTTCCTTTCCTGCAATATTGTCTCGATGATTTTACGCTTTTGCCGATAGTCGTGGGACGCGACTTCCACGGATACGTTAAGCGCATATTGGAAGTCGTGACAAAAACGCCGAACACCCTGATTGTGGTGAGTAGCGATCTCAGTCATTACCATCCTTACAGCGAAGCAAATGAGATTGATGCCGATACTATTCAGCGAGTTTTATCGTTTGGCAGCAATATTCATCCGGAGCGAGCCTGTGGCTGTAATGCAATCAATGGCTTGCTTGACTTCGCCAAGGAACAACACTGGGAGATCAAGTGTATCAATTACACTAACTCAGGAGATGTGATGGCTCACCATGAAAACCGCTCCCCAGAGCTATCCGAAGGAGTCGTTGGTTATGCCAGTTTCATCTTGTTTTGA
- the amrA gene encoding AmmeMemoRadiSam system protein A has protein sequence MPVSSCFELSQEEKTRLLQMVWQVLDQALRGNGLQLPPEPDDKALLEPAASFVTLQHHGKLRGCIGSLQVNEPLWLNVCKNAYASGFQDSRFLPLTTADRAGLNVDISVLSDLKPLTNHGEANLLATLRPGIDGLLLEDEWHRAVFLPSVWEVLPTPEQFVHALKRKGGWPETYWNEDIVIHLFTTIVISEI, from the coding sequence ATGCCAGTTTCATCTTGTTTTGAATTAAGTCAGGAGGAGAAAACGCGTCTTTTACAAATGGTGTGGCAGGTTCTTGATCAAGCGCTAAGAGGGAATGGGTTGCAACTGCCGCCAGAACCAGACGATAAGGCGTTACTCGAGCCAGCAGCGAGCTTTGTTACGTTACAGCATCACGGAAAGTTGCGTGGCTGCATTGGGTCTTTACAAGTGAATGAACCTCTTTGGCTTAATGTGTGTAAAAATGCGTATGCCAGCGGCTTCCAGGATTCGCGATTTTTGCCACTTACGACGGCCGATCGGGCTGGATTGAACGTCGATATATCCGTCTTATCAGACCTTAAGCCTTTAACAAATCATGGTGAAGCAAATTTACTTGCAACTTTGCGTCCTGGTATTGATGGGCTGTTATTAGAAGATGAATGGCACCGGGCAGTGTTTCTTCCTTCTGTGTGGGAGGTTTTGCCGACGCCTGAGCAGTTTGTTCACGCATTAAAGCGCAAAGGAGGATGGCCAGAAACTTACTGGAATGAAGACATCGTTATCCATCTCTTCACAACCATCGTGATCTCTGAAATATAG
- a CDS encoding ATP-binding protein, with protein sequence MKKQLQVVVTGGPGGGKTTALDLFRRELRDKIVVVPEAATLLFSGGVTRSDNEQSIKMVQKTIFQLQKNLEDIHKIQYPDRLLVCDRGSLDGLAYWPNSESDFFKQINSTFEQELERYDAVIFFESAAASGQDISSNNPTRSESLEQAAKLDKKLQRIWSRHPHFYFVGSSESFVRKIMFGIMTLENVINRYPTHALQS encoded by the coding sequence ATGAAAAAGCAGTTGCAAGTTGTGGTAACGGGCGGCCCAGGAGGAGGTAAAACGACTGCTCTGGATCTATTTCGCAGAGAGCTAAGAGATAAAATTGTGGTTGTTCCTGAAGCGGCCACTTTGCTTTTCTCCGGTGGTGTCACACGCTCTGATAACGAACAAAGCATTAAGATGGTGCAAAAGACCATTTTCCAACTGCAAAAAAACCTCGAAGACATCCATAAGATCCAGTACCCGGATAGACTATTAGTCTGTGACCGCGGTTCGCTTGATGGTCTCGCCTACTGGCCCAATTCAGAAAGTGACTTCTTTAAGCAAATAAACTCGACGTTCGAACAAGAACTTGAACGATATGATGCCGTTATCTTTTTTGAGTCTGCTGCGGCATCAGGTCAAGACATCAGCAGCAACAATCCAACCAGAAGTGAATCCTTGGAACAAGCAGCAAAATTAGACAAAAAGCTACAGCGAATCTGGTCCAGGCACCCCCATTTCTACTTTGTGGGCAGCTCTGAATCTTTTGTTAGAAAAATCATGTTTGGAATCATGACATTAGAAAATGTGATAAACCGCTACCCAACTCACGCTCTGCAAAGCTAG
- a CDS encoding LysR family transcriptional regulator, with protein sequence MELRQLRHFVAAAEHNSISAAARLMNLAQPAISSSIKKLEQELKTPLFNRRDRGITLTVAGNEFLSHAKQILKQADDAKLAMQAMEGLDQGLVDVAVPSMLGSYYFPPLAMAFRHQYPNIDMNILDTGTRNIRRMLLEGEVELGVVASKDLTPELESGPLIREEMVVCMAVDHPLAEKEVIEYSDFLAHDLVLFQKGYYHHTLIDLVSQQVNMKPKVAFSSNLLPLIKAVIRQGYAISPMWKVAIRDDDEIVTRPFAETFEIDLSLAWRKDSYLSRANQTFRDFLLSEVNKG encoded by the coding sequence ATGGAATTACGTCAGTTAAGACACTTTGTTGCCGCCGCAGAGCACAACTCTATTTCCGCCGCAGCCAGGTTAATGAACTTAGCGCAACCAGCAATTAGCAGTAGTATCAAGAAGCTGGAGCAGGAACTGAAAACGCCACTGTTTAATCGCAGAGATCGCGGTATTACTTTGACCGTCGCAGGCAATGAGTTTCTTTCGCACGCTAAACAAATCTTAAAACAGGCTGATGATGCCAAACTGGCTATGCAGGCAATGGAAGGATTAGATCAGGGTTTGGTTGACGTTGCCGTACCCAGCATGCTCGGTTCTTACTACTTTCCGCCTCTTGCGATGGCATTCAGGCATCAATATCCGAATATTGATATGAATATCCTCGATACAGGCACACGTAATATTCGACGAATGTTACTTGAAGGAGAAGTGGAGCTTGGTGTCGTTGCGAGCAAAGATCTCACACCGGAATTAGAAAGCGGCCCGCTTATTCGTGAAGAAATGGTCGTTTGTATGGCCGTCGATCACCCTTTAGCAGAGAAAGAGGTGATTGAGTATTCTGATTTTCTTGCTCACGATTTAGTCCTGTTTCAAAAAGGCTACTATCACCACACCTTAATCGACCTAGTTTCTCAACAAGTTAACATGAAACCGAAAGTCGCTTTTAGCAGTAACTTATTGCCTTTAATCAAAGCAGTGATTCGCCAGGGATACGCCATTTCGCCGATGTGGAAAGTCGCAATACGAGACGACGATGAGATAGTCACCCGACCATTCGCTGAAACGTTCGAAATTGACTTGAGCCTTGCCTGGCGTAAAGATAGTTACCTTTCGCGTGCCAATCAGACATTTCGCGATTTTCTCTTATCTGAAGTCAATAAAGGTTAA
- a CDS encoding MFS transporter yields the protein MKKSAHYSRVVICVCLFSIITFANIYWLQPLLPVLQQEFEVSSLAANLAMSAPLFGMGIGLLIFASLSDAIGRCKVLLVGTAIGLLVSIALPLVKSYEVFLSLRFLQGMFLAVCPALAVPLMGEELRKSWLAGAVGFYVASNTLGGICSRLMGGLSAELLGNWAYAGYVIAGISVVLYAIIYYLLPVQRHFKPAPLRVGKCLKAYGYHLKNPQLVVLYLLIGLAFGTFVNLSNYLMMVLSDHPYNLPSDIRSLMFLTLLGGTTSSSLAGQFAKKHSQIAGVAFGAIIMLMANFLMSWSNIYTMVIGMVMVSVGFFFCHAQASTLIGRKATKSKGSAQALYSLFYYSGASLGVFFLEPFYQAWGWQGVLGATRIALALCILLVIIYQWIKIYKDNHSHAMS from the coding sequence GTGAAAAAATCAGCCCATTACAGCAGAGTCGTCATTTGTGTCTGTCTCTTCTCCATCATCACCTTTGCCAATATCTATTGGTTGCAGCCATTGCTACCCGTTCTTCAGCAAGAATTCGAGGTGAGCTCTCTGGCTGCAAACTTAGCCATGTCAGCGCCATTATTTGGTATGGGGATAGGCTTACTGATTTTCGCCAGCTTGTCTGATGCTATCGGGCGATGCAAAGTACTATTAGTGGGTACCGCTATTGGGCTTTTGGTATCTATTGCTCTGCCTCTGGTAAAAAGCTACGAGGTTTTCTTAAGCTTACGCTTTCTTCAGGGGATGTTTTTAGCAGTGTGCCCGGCCTTAGCAGTTCCGCTAATGGGGGAGGAGCTAAGAAAAAGTTGGTTAGCAGGTGCAGTCGGTTTCTACGTGGCTTCCAATACACTGGGCGGGATTTGCAGTCGCTTGATGGGTGGTCTGAGCGCGGAACTCCTTGGTAATTGGGCCTATGCAGGTTATGTGATTGCCGGTATCAGTGTGGTTCTGTATGCCATCATCTATTACTTGTTGCCTGTGCAGCGCCATTTCAAACCCGCACCGCTTCGAGTGGGGAAATGCCTCAAAGCGTATGGCTATCACCTTAAAAACCCTCAGCTGGTGGTGTTGTATCTACTCATCGGTTTGGCATTCGGTACGTTTGTTAATCTCTCTAATTACTTGATGATGGTTCTAAGTGACCACCCATACAATCTGCCTAGTGATATTCGCAGCCTGATGTTTTTAACTTTGCTTGGCGGCACAACCAGCTCTTCGCTTGCCGGACAGTTTGCGAAAAAGCACAGCCAGATTGCTGGTGTTGCGTTTGGTGCGATTATCATGTTGATGGCCAACTTTTTAATGAGCTGGTCTAACATTTATACCATGGTGATTGGTATGGTGATGGTCTCGGTCGGATTCTTTTTCTGTCATGCTCAGGCCAGTACTTTGATTGGCAGAAAAGCCACAAAATCTAAAGGCAGTGCACAAGCGTTATACAGTTTGTTTTATTACTCCGGTGCGAGCTTAGGCGTGTTTTTCCTCGAGCCGTTTTATCAGGCCTGGGGTTGGCAGGGTGTTCTGGGAGCCACGCGTATCGCGCTCGCACTTTGTATCTTGTTGGTTATTATTTACCAGTGGATCAAAATCTATAAAGACAACCACTCTCATGCCATGTCATAA
- a CDS encoding EamA family transporter: MSLRDRLLALTIVLVWGVNFVVIKVGLQGMPPLLLAGLRFALVAFPALLFIPRPNVPLKWLVAYGLTISFGQFALLFWALNVGLAAGLASLLLQAQAFITLGFGILLLKEKVHRHNVIAVCTAGFGVYLLAAAQHDGAASLTGVTLILILGAATCWALGNITNKVIMQNYTVPTMSLIVWSALVPTFAFAIASFSIEGPDVINSSLLNMQWHNLFSIVYLSLLATIVGYGGWSYLLSRYPTALVAPLSLLVPVFGLLSAWILLDESLSLYQIVGVVVIAIGLIINVFGQRWFRRKAEPVSTIQ, encoded by the coding sequence ATGTCATTACGTGATCGGTTATTAGCTCTCACCATCGTTTTGGTTTGGGGTGTCAATTTTGTGGTCATCAAAGTTGGCTTGCAAGGTATGCCACCTCTGCTATTGGCAGGACTGCGTTTTGCTTTGGTTGCGTTTCCAGCGTTGCTATTTATTCCTCGCCCCAACGTGCCTTTAAAGTGGCTGGTGGCTTACGGTTTAACCATCAGTTTTGGTCAGTTTGCGTTACTTTTCTGGGCGCTTAATGTGGGATTGGCGGCTGGATTAGCCTCACTCTTGTTACAAGCTCAGGCTTTCATTACGCTTGGGTTTGGAATTTTGTTGCTGAAAGAAAAAGTACATCGTCACAATGTCATTGCTGTCTGCACGGCAGGGTTTGGTGTTTACCTACTTGCTGCGGCACAACATGACGGGGCCGCATCGCTTACTGGTGTGACCTTGATACTTATTTTAGGTGCAGCAACCTGCTGGGCGCTTGGCAATATTACTAATAAAGTGATCATGCAAAATTACACCGTTCCGACTATGTCACTGATCGTCTGGAGCGCGTTAGTACCCACCTTCGCCTTTGCCATTGCCTCTTTTTCGATAGAGGGACCAGACGTTATCAATAGCTCGTTGTTAAACATGCAATGGCACAATCTGTTTTCAATTGTTTACCTGTCACTTTTGGCGACTATTGTCGGCTATGGAGGCTGGAGTTATCTGCTGAGTCGTTATCCAACTGCTTTGGTTGCGCCTTTGTCTTTGTTGGTTCCGGTATTTGGTTTGCTCAGTGCATGGATACTATTGGACGAGAGCTTGAGCCTCTATCAAATAGTAGGTGTGGTCGTAATCGCGATAGGCTTAATAATTAACGTATTCGGTCAACGTTGGTTTAGAAGGAAAGCTGAGCCAGTGTCTACAATTCAGTGA
- a CDS encoding methyl-accepting chemotaxis protein — MSPPFVSARTGKEVIAVAYKLNQNTASLATINVESVLSKLTQRDDMFLYSHDGTILIAPYKELLGKNIYTERPLYKEFSQTSPELSYTTEINGRDVEFTSFWGNIDSTKWEYTTFIKNEIIEASAHEQLKKSMLIGLFSLIISISLVLIILKRLVLIPVGGIPNEIANFMETMAAGNLTQELQITGKETGIYLSLVNLSNKLSILIRNSHSISENVASSSTQLSTIMNTTRANSQLELEQAEQISTAINELSSTSNEVSNKAVMAEDAARTAQDSVKHGKKTLEKNITLTGDINNSVNESAKIIGELRQYAMEIGSVIEVINGISEQTNLLALNAAIEAARAGEQGRGFAVVADEVRNLASKTQQSTISIQEIIEKLQQQSEKATNNMAQNVDLIEESVILADGVKSAFESISTAVESISEINTLVATASQQQYCVTEEISQSTTHTYDLVKKNVVAVEETLQAAHALSTMASDQKNELSYFTV, encoded by the coding sequence GTGTCGCCTCCATTTGTTTCAGCGCGAACCGGGAAAGAGGTTATCGCCGTCGCATATAAACTAAACCAAAATACGGCTTCTCTAGCGACCATAAACGTGGAATCTGTATTAAGTAAATTAACTCAACGCGATGACATGTTCCTTTATTCCCACGATGGCACGATCTTAATAGCGCCGTATAAAGAGTTGCTCGGGAAAAACATTTATACAGAAAGACCACTATACAAAGAGTTTAGCCAAACATCACCAGAACTTTCATATACAACAGAGATAAACGGTCGTGATGTCGAGTTTACTTCATTCTGGGGGAACATTGACTCAACAAAATGGGAGTATACTACGTTTATTAAGAACGAAATCATTGAAGCCTCGGCCCATGAACAATTAAAAAAATCGATGTTAATTGGTCTATTCAGTCTGATCATATCAATTAGTCTTGTTCTGATTATCTTAAAGAGATTAGTTCTTATACCTGTTGGTGGCATACCAAACGAAATCGCAAACTTTATGGAAACAATGGCAGCAGGCAACTTGACTCAGGAGTTGCAAATCACGGGGAAAGAAACGGGCATCTATCTGTCTCTGGTCAACTTGTCGAATAAACTGTCGATACTGATTCGAAACTCTCATTCTATTTCTGAAAATGTTGCGTCATCTTCTACTCAGCTGAGTACCATTATGAACACCACGCGTGCTAACTCTCAACTCGAACTAGAGCAAGCAGAACAGATTTCCACAGCAATCAACGAGTTATCTTCGACTTCAAATGAAGTAAGTAATAAAGCTGTAATGGCTGAAGATGCCGCCAGAACAGCGCAAGATAGCGTGAAACATGGTAAGAAAACGCTAGAAAAAAACATCACGCTTACCGGTGATATTAACAATTCTGTTAACGAGAGCGCAAAAATCATTGGAGAACTTCGTCAATATGCAATGGAAATTGGCTCAGTGATCGAAGTCATTAATGGCATTTCAGAGCAAACCAACTTATTGGCGTTAAATGCAGCTATCGAAGCGGCTCGCGCAGGAGAACAAGGTCGAGGCTTTGCAGTGGTGGCAGATGAAGTCCGAAACCTTGCTTCAAAAACACAGCAATCAACGATCAGTATTCAGGAAATCATTGAAAAACTTCAGCAGCAATCTGAAAAAGCAACCAACAACATGGCTCAAAATGTCGATTTAATCGAAGAGTCTGTGATTCTGGCCGATGGCGTGAAATCCGCATTTGAGTCGATCTCTACTGCCGTTGAATCCATATCAGAAATTAATACGCTTGTGGCGACAGCGTCGCAACAACAGTATTGCGTTACTGAAGAGATCTCACAAAGTACCACTCATACCTATGACTTAGTGAAGAAAAATGTTGTCGCTGTTGAAGAGACACTTCAAGCGGCTCACGCCTTATCAACAATGGCATCCGACCAGAAAAACGAACTTTCTTACTTCACCGTTTGA
- a CDS encoding MFS transporter, with protein MSLVFTTFTLFWAMVPIALQDLLGFTHSDVALYSLLGLAAPPCAILAGKMIDRGKGFVLTIVSIAMVACAFIVTPIFGIFVTSFIVAGLLLDPGVQMTNVVIQQSVISLAPQARSRINALCIGATFIGGALGSWLGPWIYSHYGWGSYGHGGCLNRVCRICA; from the coding sequence ATGTCTTTAGTATTCACTACTTTTACTTTGTTTTGGGCAATGGTGCCAATTGCTTTACAGGACTTGCTTGGGTTTACTCATTCAGATGTTGCATTGTATTCTTTGCTTGGTTTAGCTGCTCCACCATGCGCGATTTTGGCGGGTAAGATGATCGATCGTGGCAAAGGTTTTGTGTTAACGATAGTCAGTATTGCTATGGTTGCCTGCGCTTTCATTGTAACACCGATATTCGGTATATTTGTGACCTCATTTATCGTCGCAGGCCTGTTATTAGATCCGGGTGTCCAGATGACTAATGTCGTTATTCAACAGTCGGTGATTTCTCTGGCACCCCAGGCTCGTAGTCGTATCAACGCTTTGTGTATTGGCGCTACCTTTATTGGTGGAGCCTTAGGTTCTTGGTTAGGACCTTGGATCTATAGCCATTACGGATGGGGGAGTTACGGTCATGGTGGCTGCCTTAATCGTGTTTGTCGCATTTGTGCTTAA
- a CDS encoding DapH/DapD/GlmU-related protein, which translates to MTLEECLDYMRQGGVIEGGSDIHLQCYELAQQALKITSKLNSSYHSSEEIREVMSVLTGKPIADSFMMFPPFNTDCGRNITIGKNVFINSGCCFQDHGGITLGDGALIGHNVVLATLNHDLDPRKRGTTIPAPIVIGNDVWIGANATILQGVTIGDGAVVAAGAVVSKDVEPNTVVGGVPAKFIKNIELEE; encoded by the coding sequence ATGACGTTAGAAGAATGCTTGGACTATATGCGTCAAGGCGGAGTGATTGAAGGCGGCTCTGATATCCACCTACAATGTTATGAACTCGCACAACAGGCTCTTAAAATCACCTCAAAGCTCAATAGTAGCTATCACTCTTCAGAAGAGATTAGAGAGGTCATGTCTGTACTGACAGGTAAACCTATTGCCGATAGCTTTATGATGTTTCCTCCGTTTAACACTGACTGCGGCAGAAACATCACTATCGGTAAAAATGTGTTTATTAATTCAGGTTGCTGTTTTCAGGATCACGGAGGCATTACCCTAGGTGATGGCGCACTGATCGGTCATAACGTGGTTTTAGCCACGCTCAACCACGATTTAGATCCCCGTAAACGCGGAACAACCATTCCTGCGCCGATTGTTATCGGTAATGACGTCTGGATTGGGGCCAACGCAACCATACTGCAAGGTGTCACCATTGGTGATGGCGCCGTTGTTGCTGCAGGCGCTGTGGTAAGTAAAGACGTTGAGCCAAACACTGTCGTTGGCGGTGTACCAGCTAAATTCATCAAAAATATCGAGCTTGAGGAATAA
- a CDS encoding substrate binding domain-containing protein → MLSAAPSYLKENGYPNSLEDLQSHNCITHIAGVFRHYRFTRNDEIVEYQVAGNLQTNETEVLRRAVISGTGIGMLPTYYVGDDLRDGKLISILPQEEPEVLGIHAVYLSRQFQPVSLRLLVDFLVERFGGDIPPGKAA, encoded by the coding sequence GTGCTAAGTGCCGCACCGAGTTATCTTAAAGAAAATGGTTATCCCAACTCTCTTGAAGACTTACAGAGCCATAACTGTATTACTCATATTGCTGGTGTTTTCCGCCATTATCGTTTTACACGAAATGATGAGATAGTTGAGTATCAAGTAGCGGGTAACTTACAAACGAATGAAACTGAGGTATTACGTCGGGCGGTTATTTCAGGAACGGGTATTGGCATGTTACCCACGTATTATGTGGGTGATGATTTGAGAGATGGGAAGCTAATAAGTATTCTTCCTCAAGAGGAGCCTGAAGTTCTAGGTATACATGCCGTTTATTTATCGCGTCAATTCCAACCCGTTAGTTTGAGATTATTGGTTGATTTTTTAGTCGAGCGTTTTGGTGGCGATATTCCACCTGGGAAAGCAGCTTAA
- a CDS encoding DOPA 4,5-dioxygenase family protein: MNEIKRPVNSHRAYHAHVYFDHQTLAFATGLCREAEERFRVKMGRVHEKLVGPHPKWSCQLKFTSKDFDELIPWLDENRDGLSILVHALSGDEWEDHTLYAYWLGESHALDLSVFEGTSERED, translated from the coding sequence ATGAACGAAATTAAACGACCTGTAAACTCTCATCGGGCTTATCATGCCCATGTCTATTTTGATCACCAAACTTTGGCGTTTGCGACAGGGCTATGCCGAGAAGCCGAAGAAAGGTTTCGCGTAAAAATGGGCCGAGTCCATGAAAAACTGGTTGGTCCGCACCCGAAATGGAGTTGCCAGCTCAAGTTCACGTCTAAGGATTTCGATGAGCTCATTCCATGGTTAGACGAAAACCGTGATGGATTGTCAATTTTAGTTCATGCACTTTCAGGTGATGAATGGGAAGATCATACTCTGTATGCGTATTGGCTTGGAGAAAGTCATGCGTTGGATTTGTCTGTTTTCGAAGGGACATCAGAAAGAGAAGATTGA
- a CDS encoding FAD-binding protein, with protein MKNLIIAEHDNQQLHADTLKVVNAASQVSQDNTLLVVGYQCEDVAQQASRVDGIAKVICIDDESLMHQFAENIAPIVSGIADGFDGIWANSSSKGKDLAPRIAAKCGVGQISDIVQVVDDKTFIRPIYAGNAFAKVTSNDPLRVVTVRASAFDPVACNSQVDIEHQQTTVQSPVVELVAIDKTVSERPELTAAEIVISGGRGVGSKENFELIEKVADKLGAAIGASRAAVDAGFVANDLQVGQTGKIVAPKLYIAVGISGAIQHLAGMKESKVIVAINKDPDSPIFEVADYGLVGDLFEILPQLAEQL; from the coding sequence ATGAAGAATCTAATTATTGCAGAACATGACAACCAACAGCTGCATGCTGATACGCTAAAAGTGGTGAATGCTGCGAGTCAGGTGAGCCAGGACAATACGTTACTTGTGGTTGGTTATCAGTGTGAAGACGTCGCCCAACAGGCAAGTCGTGTCGATGGTATCGCTAAAGTGATTTGCATTGACGACGAATCACTGATGCACCAGTTCGCTGAAAATATTGCGCCAATTGTGTCAGGGATTGCCGACGGATTTGACGGCATCTGGGCAAACTCTTCATCAAAAGGCAAAGATCTTGCGCCACGCATCGCAGCGAAATGCGGAGTTGGGCAAATCTCAGATATCGTTCAAGTGGTGGATGACAAAACATTTATCCGCCCAATTTATGCTGGTAACGCCTTCGCTAAAGTAACTTCAAACGACCCGTTGCGTGTAGTCACCGTGCGTGCTTCGGCCTTTGACCCAGTTGCCTGCAATAGCCAAGTTGACATTGAACATCAGCAAACCACCGTTCAATCTCCAGTTGTTGAATTGGTAGCAATCGACAAGACCGTTTCAGAACGACCTGAACTCACTGCCGCTGAAATCGTGATTTCTGGTGGTCGTGGTGTGGGTAGCAAAGAAAACTTCGAGCTTATCGAAAAAGTCGCCGACAAACTTGGCGCAGCGATTGGGGCGTCTCGCGCTGCCGTCGATGCTGGTTTTGTCGCGAATGACTTACAAGTTGGTCAAACCGGTAAAATTGTCGCACCTAAGCTTTATATTGCGGTTGGGATCTCCGGCGCAATCCAGCACCTTGCCGGTATGAAAGAGTCTAAAGTCATTGTTGCGATCAACAAAGATCCAGACTCCCCTATCTTTGAAGTTGCTGATTACGGGCTAGTCGGCGATCTGTTTGAGATACTGCCACAGCTCGCTGAGCAACTGTAA
- a CDS encoding electron transfer flavoprotein subunit beta/FixA family protein: MKILVPIKRVIDPYIKVRVKSDNSDVETNNVKMTINPFCEIAVEEAVRLKEQGIAEEVIVVSAGGTQCQEQLRTALALGADRAIHIETADKIEPLVVSKLLKAIVEQEQAQLVITGKQSIDSDNNQVAQMLAALLDWPQATFASEVKVENQKVQVVREVDGGLMTVAMSLPAVISTDLRLNEPRFASLPNIMKAKRKPLDTITPESLGVEIVFSQTISEVTPPAQRKAGIKVESVSELIDKLRNEAKVI, from the coding sequence GTGAAAATACTAGTGCCAATTAAAAGGGTCATTGATCCTTACATTAAGGTCCGTGTTAAGTCGGACAACAGCGATGTAGAAACCAATAACGTCAAGATGACTATCAACCCTTTCTGTGAAATCGCCGTTGAAGAAGCAGTGCGACTTAAAGAACAAGGGATTGCAGAAGAAGTCATCGTTGTGAGTGCTGGTGGCACGCAGTGTCAGGAACAATTGCGTACAGCCCTAGCGCTAGGCGCAGATCGAGCTATTCATATTGAAACTGCAGACAAGATTGAGCCGCTGGTCGTATCGAAACTTCTAAAAGCGATCGTTGAGCAAGAGCAAGCTCAGTTGGTGATCACCGGTAAACAGTCCATCGACTCCGACAACAACCAAGTTGCCCAAATGCTGGCAGCTCTGCTTGACTGGCCTCAGGCGACCTTCGCTTCAGAAGTGAAGGTTGAGAATCAAAAAGTTCAGGTAGTAAGAGAAGTCGACGGTGGTTTGATGACGGTAGCAATGAGCTTGCCAGCGGTGATCAGCACTGATTTACGCTTAAATGAGCCTCGCTTTGCGTCTTTGCCAAACATCATGAAAGCCAAACGCAAACCGCTAGATACGATCACTCCCGAGAGCCTGGGCGTTGAGATTGTATTTAGCCAGACCATCTCCGAAGTCACGCCACCAGCGCAGCGAAAAGCAGGCATCAAAGTAGAGTCTGTCTCTGAACTTATTGATAAGCTACGTAATGAAGCAAAGGTGATTTGA